The Agreia sp. COWG nucleotide sequence GGCGCGCACTCCGAGAACACGGGCATGATCGGAGACCGCATGGACACCGACGTGGTCGCCGGCATCGAGGCCGGGCTGCACACCATCCTGGTACTCACGGGCATCAGCGACCAGGCAGAGATCGAGCGCTATCCGTTCCGCCCCGACGAGGTGCTGCAGGGTGTGCACGAGCTGCTGCGCACCGAGCCCTTCGTCTCAGACGAGATCTAGCTCGCCTTCGGTCTCGGCCCCCAGTGTGCGCCGTTGCGGCTACAGCTTGGCCCAGCGGGCCCGGGCCGCGCAGAAGAGGCCGTAGGCGATGAGGCCAGCCCCGACGATCACGAGGATGACCTGGCCGAAGGGCAGCTGCACCAGAGCCTTGAGTGCGCCGTCCATGCCGGATGCCTTCTCGGGATCGGCGGTGACCGCAGCCACCACGAAGAGAACGCCCACGACGAACAGTGCGACACCCTTCGCCACATAACCGGTGATGCCGAGCCCGCGCACGAAGGCGCCCAGCGAACCGGCGGGAATGACGAGCAGCTTCTCGAACTTCGTGAGCACGCCCTGCACGGCGAAGGCCACGCCGAGCCCGGCCACGACGAGCCCCACGACCACCAACAGGATGACGCCGCCCGGGTGCGCCAGCAGCGTTGCGCTGAGCCCCTGGCTCGAATCCGCCGAGTCGCTCGATCCCCCGAGGGCGAAGGTCAGGGCCGTCGCTCCCACCGCGCCGTAGGCGACCCCCTTGCCGAGTTCTTTTGCGCGCTTCGCCCAGCGCTTCTTCTCATCGGCGTCGTCCTGCAGAAAGACCTGCACGATCTGCCACAGCAGAAGTGCGAACATTCCGATGGCGACGACCCAGATGACGACGATGCCGCCGGGTTGAGAGGAGAGCTGCTTGAGGGCGCCCGACTGGTCGGCCGAGTCGCCTGACCCCGCGCCCACCACGAGCCCGATGGCGATGCCGCCGATGAGCACGTGCAGTAGACCGAGAACGGCGAAGCCGGTGCGGGCGAGGATCTCGAGGGCGTGACTGTTCTTCGCGGTGCGTGCCGCACCGGTGGCCGTGTTCGTCATCTGTCCACCGTATCGAGGTCGAGACAGTCGTCGGACGGGGCTGGACATCGCGCCGGCCCATCAGGACTCCGCGCAACGACGAAGGGCCGAGACAGCTGTCTCGGCCCTTCGGGTGTCGGCTCAGGGCCGACGATGAAACGTGTTACGCAGCGGCGTTCTGGCGACGACGGGCGACCACGAGGGCAGCACCGACGAGCAGCAGCAGCGCCGAGCCGCCGACGAGCACGCCGGCGTCAGAGGAACCGGTGTTGGCGAGCTGCGGGGCAGCGGGCACAGCGGCGGGAGCTGCCGGCACGGCGGCGGGAGCGTTGCAGTCGCCGACGATGAAGGAACCGCTGGAAGAAACGGAACCTGCCGTGGTGATGATCGTGTAGACGCCATCCGAAATGGGACCGCTCTGCACGCCGTTGATCGTCGAGAAGACGGTGAAGTTAGCCGTGACGGTGCCGGTGTTGTCGGCGGGGTCGAGGATGCCGTTGAGCACGACCGCTCCGGCCGCGTTCTGGATGGAGTAGGTCACGTCGGTCTGACCCTGGGCGTAACCGGTCGCCGAGTAATCGACACCGCTGGTAGCGGCCTCAGTGCCCGACAGGCAGGTCGGCACGATGTTCGTAGCCGGGGTGGCAGCGACGAACGCGGTCACGGCGATGGGCACGAAGATGGGTGCAGCGGTCGGAACCGTGTTGTTCACGACAGCGGCGAAGACCGTCTCACCCAGGAGCGGAAAAGAGGAGAAGTCAGACGTGGCCGGGTCGTTGGAGAGCGAGAACGTGATGGTGTACGTGCCGTTCGCGCCGACGACGACATCGGTGACTGCGGTGGTCGAGAGGTAGCTCTTGGTGAACGTGGCGGGGGTGTTGCCATCCACGATGTCTACGCCGAGAGCGTCGCCGACGGTGCCCTGGCCGGATACGGTGATGGTGCCATCGGCGCCCCACGTGTTCTCGACGACGGAGTTGGGCGTGACGATGTCGTTGGCGGCAGAGGCCGGTGCGGCGACGAGGAGCGAGCCTCCAGCGACGAGGGCTGCGGCCACGAGGCCTGCGCCGAGGCGGGGAAGGATGGTGCGGGACATAGTTCTCCTGAAGTTGGCGAGAAGGGGAGTTATCGTCGGCTTCGGGTTCCTACGAAAGAATGATGCTGAGAGGTAACTGCATCCCGGTCAGGCTATAGGCAATTTCTCAGCTTGGGCACCCCCCTCGTCCAAATTTTTTCAGAATGTGTCAACCGGCGGGGGCGACCCGCACCGAGCCGACCAGGGGCTGCCCGGAAGAACGGCTGATGAAGCATGAGTATTCACGCATTCCCGACGCCCACTGCTCTGCCGTGACCGGATAGCTCGCCTGCCACTGCACATCGGCGAAGGCTGCCGCCGCGCCGAAATCGAGCACGGCCGGGGCCGTGCACGCGAGATTGAGCTGAGAGGTGATGGCGGCCTCCCCCGGGTAGGCAGCCGCCGGGTCGGCGTTGAGGATGGCGCGAGCGATGAGCTGGGCGCCGTGCGGCGCTGCGCAATCGACGACCGTGAAGCTCTGATCCCAGGCAGACACGTAGGGATCGAGGCACTCGCCCCCGCGCAGCTCGGTCCAGTCGTGCACGCCGGCAGCCACCGGCCCTGTCGCGGGCGCCGCGGCGTCGGCGCTCGGGATGGTCGTCGGGGTCGGTGAGGGCGTCGGTGCAGGAGTCTCTGCGCTCGCCGATGCCGCCGGCGTCGACGTCACGGCCGCGGGCGACGACTCGAACCACGGCAGGCGCCGCCCGAGGAGAAAGAAGAGAACCACGATGAAGACCACCGCCAGGGCGACGACGAGAACGACGAGCCAGCGCGGGGCCGTGCGGCCGACGGCCGACGAGCCAGCGGCATCCGGCACCCGCGCATCGGCCGGCTCGGTCACGCTACTTCAGACCGAGATCGCTGAGGCCGATCGCGTAGTAGTAGGGGTAGCCGGCCTTCTCGATCCGCTCGCGCGCATCGGTGTTGCGGTCGACCACGACGGCGACGCCCACCACGATGGCACCGATCTTCTCGAGCGCCTCGATGGCCGCCAGCGGGGATCCGCCCGTGGTCGATGTGTCTTCGAGAACGACGACGCGCTTTCCCTCGAGGTCGGGGCCCTCGACCTGCTTGCCTCGGCCGTGGTCCTTCGGCTCCTTGCGCACGACGAAGGCGTCGTAGCTCAGCCCCTGGGCCGCGCCCTGGTGCAGAATCGCGGATGCCACGGGGTCGGCGCCCATGGTGAGCCCTCCGACGGCGAACACGTCGGGGATGTCACGGATGACGTCGATCATCACCTGGCCGATGAGCGGGGCGACCCGGTGGTCGAGGCTGACCTTGCGCAGATCGACGTAGTAACTCGCCTTCTTTCCGCTCGTGAGCGTGAAGTCGCCGTGGAACACGGCTTCGGCGGAGATGTAGTCGATGAGTTGCTGGCGCGCGTTCGTCACCGCACCAGCTTAGGCGCTCGTTAAACTTGGCCCCATGCGTATTGCGACCTGGAACGTCAACTCCATCAGGGCCCGGGTCGACCGGGTCGCAGACTGGCTCGTGCGGGAGGACGTGGATGTTCTCGCCATGCAGGAGATCAAGTGCAAGGAGAACCAGTTTCCGTTCGAGCAATTCACGGCGGCCGGCTACGACGTCGAGCTGCACGGCCTGAGCCAGTGGAACGGCGTCGCCTTCGCCTCGCGCCTGCCGATGACCGAGGTCACGAAGGACTTCGCGAATATGCCGGGCTTCGGCAAAGAGAACGACGATGGCACGCTGCCGCTCGAGGCTCGGGCGCTGGGTGTGACCGTGAACGACGTTCGACTCTGGAGCCTCTACGTGCCGAACGGCCGTGAGCTCGAGAACCCCCACTACGACTACAAGCTGCGCTGGCTCGCGGCCCTGTCGGCCGACACCCGCGAGTGGATCGCCGAGAACCCCGCGCAGCCCCTCGCGCTCATGGGCGACTGGAACGTGGCTCCGCTCGACACGGATGTGTGGGACATCCACGCGTTCGAGGGATCCACCCACGTGTCGGCACCCGAGAGGGCCGCCTTCGACGACTTCGCGGATGCCGGGCTCACCGACGTGGTGCGCGAGCGCATCCCCACCGGCTACACCTACTGGGACTACAAGCAGCTGCGCTTTCCTCGCAACGAGGGCATGCGCATCGACTTCATCCTCGGCTCGAAGCCGTTCGCCGACGTCGTGATCAACGCGGGAATCGACCGCGACGAGCGCAAGGGAGACGCCCCCAGCGACCACGTTCCGGTGTGGGTCGATCTCGATCTCGAGACGCAGGAGGACGAAGACCGCCCCATGTTCTGGTGAGCCCTTCCGCGCCCGGTTGGTACTCCACGTCTCAACCGCGAGCGGAAACTCGTTCTGAAGACGCATAGTGTGTCGGTGGGCCGGCGGGGCGTTGTTCGGGTCAACACCGCGCCGGCCCACCGCCCGATTGCTCCCCGAACACGACGTGCGAGCAGGTGACGAGCGGTCAGGGTGCGAGCAGCGCCGCCGCGACTACCAGCACCGGCACCGACACGATGGTTGTCAGCAGCACCGTGTCCCTCGCTATCACCACACCACGGTCGTAGCGCGAGGCGAAGTTGAAGACGTTCTGCGCCGTGGGCAGAGCAGCGAGAACCACCACTCCGAACAGGTGGGCGGGATCGAGATCGAACACGAAACGGCCGACGACGTAGGCCACGATGGGCATGACCACGGTCTTCAGCAGCGTGGCGGTCAGGATCTCTCTGCGCCCCGAGCCCGGGGCCAGTGGCCTCTGGCCGGCTAGCGACATCCCGAATGTCATGAGCACGAGCGGAATGGTCGCGCCGCCGATCAGGTCGAACGGCGCCATGACCGCGGGTGGCAGGGTGATGCCGAAGATCGCCAGCACGAGACCGATGAGCGACGCGATGATCATGGGGTTTCTCACGGGTTGCGTGAGGAAGGCGCCCACGGAGGCCTTGCCCCGCGTGGTCGTGTCGAGAATCGTGAGGGTGAGGGGCGCCAGAACGATCAGCTGGAACATGAGAAGCGGCGCGATGAACTGGGGATCGCCCAGCACGTACACCGCCACGGGCAGGCCGATGTTGTTCGCGTTCGCGTACGAGGCGGCCATCGCCCCGATCGTCGTCTCGGCTGCTGCCCGTCGGAAGAGAATGCGGGATGCGACGAGGTAGAGCGCCACCGAGACGGCCACGGCGAAAACCGTCACGACGAGGTACGACGAGAAGATCACGCTCACGTCGGCCCTCGCCAGCACGGTGAAGAGCAGGGCAGGGCTGGTGACGAAGAACGCGAAGCGGTTGAGGGGCCGCTGCACATCGACCTGCAGAATGTTCGTGCGCCCCACCACGTAGCCGACCGCGATCACAAAGCCGATGACACCGAACCCGGTGAGCACACCCTGCATGCTGCCCCCCGGGTCTACTGGTCTCGGCTGATCGCGGCGGCGATGGCGCCCTCGATGAACGGCGCGAGGGTGAACGCGAACGTGCGCGTCAGGTGATCCTGGTCGCGGTAGACATTCGCGCCCCCGATAACGGGGAAGCAGTCCTCGGCGTCACAGTAGGTGTTCGAGAAATCCAGCAGGGTGACATCGGCACCCGAGGCCTTGAGGTCCTTCGCGGCGTCGGCGAGCGGATCGACCTGGCCGAGTCCGTCTTTCCGAGACTCGGAGCACTCTGAAGCATCGGAGATGCGCAGGCACTTGTTGGGATCGGTCTCCCAGCTGGGGTTGTCGACGAGCGTCACGATGGGAGTGCCCGCCGAGACCTGAGACGCCCACGCCGAGGTGAAGCCGTTCGTCTCGACCTTCGACTGAGAGCTGCCGGCCTCGAGCGTGTGATCGGTGAGGGCCGCGGTGAAGATCACGTCGTAGGGCTGCTGCTCGGCCAAGGTGGTGTCGAGGCTCGCCCGCCAGTCTGCGCAGGACGCCGAGAACGCGTCACCGCCCGCGATGGGCGTCGTGCTCCACGGGCAGGCGCCCTTGAGGTAGGTCGTCAGGTGCCAGCCGTTCTTCTCCGCGAGCTGCACCAGCGGGTCGAGCAGCGAGTACGCGTGGCTGTCGCCGATGAGGGCGACGCGGGGCGCAGCATCCGATGTCGTATCGCCGAAGTCGCACGTCGTGAGCCGCGAATCGTTGAGCGTGACCAGGCAGTCCGGGTGCTGCGGACGGTCGGCGTTGCCGAAGCCGGGGCTGGGGATGATCTGCGAGGCCAGCTCGGGATTCACGCACGGCTCGATGTCGGCGAGGCCGTTCGTCGAGCCGGATGCCGCACCGAAGCAGTCGGGCATCGTTTCGAGAGTGCTGCTCAGCTGTGCGGCAGCCGCGTCGTACTTGGGCTGCTGGATGACGCTCGTCACCCCGACCACCAGGCTCACCACGGCCATGGCCGCGATCATGGCTCCGAAGGTGACGCGGGGCTTGCGCGTGGTCAGGGGCTTCCACGCCCGAGCCGGATCTTCGATGAACTTCTTGGTGAGCCACGCGATCACGAAACAGAGCGCGAAGAGCACGAGCCTGTTGATGGTGGACAGCCCCCAGCCGGGAACGAACGGCGCGATCACGATGAGCGGCCAGTGCCAGAGGTAGAGCGAGTACGAGATGTCGCCGATGAAGCTCACGGGGCGGAAGCTGAGCACGCGGCCGGCGTCGTACCAGCGCGCGCGATGCGACGCCAGGATGATGCCCATCGTGCCGAGAACGGGCAGGATCGCAGCGTAGCCCGGGAACGGGGTGGTCTTGTCGTAGAGGTAGCCGCAGCCGAGGACGATCGCGATTCCGCCATAGCCGAGCAGGTTCGACAGCCACGCCCTGGTGGGGCGCAACCGTGGAAGCAGCGCGAGGATGGCACCCGCGCCGAACTCCCACATGCGGGTGAACGTGACGAAGTACGCCTGGGCCGCGTTGGTCTGCGTGTAGAAGACGCTGAAGGCGAGAGACAGGATGCTGACGACCACCACGAGGCCGAACAGCGCGTTCCAGCGTTTGCCCGAGAAGAACTTCACGCCCAGCCAGGCCGCGCCGAGCAGCATCAGGGGCCAGATCAGATAGAACTGCTCCTCGAGCGACAGCGACCAGTAGTGCTGCACGAGGGTGGCCTCGTTGGCCGCCGCGAGGTAGTCGACGGAGTTGGCCGCGAGCGCCCAGTTCTCGACGTAGAAGGTCGAGGCGAGGATCTCGCGCAGGTTCTCGCCGAGGCTCGACAGGGGCAGGATGAACAGCGTCGCCAGCCCCGAGAAGACGAGAACGGTGACCGCGGCGGGCAGCAGTCGACGCACGCGCTTGGCGTAGAACGCCGGCAGCCGGATGCTGCCCGATCGCTCGAGCTCGCGAGCCAGCTGGCCCGTGATGAGAAAGCCCGAGATGACGAAGAACACATCGACGCCGATATAGCCGCCCTGCAGGCGTCCGGGCCAGAAGTGGTAGACCACCACGAGCAGAACTGCGATGGCTCGGAGGCCCTGGAGATGCGGCAGAAAATGAGCCGGGGTCGAGGGGGTCTTGTGGCTCGTATCCATATCGGTTCCCATGCTAGACGTCACCTCCTGGCGTTAAGGTTGCCTACATGCCTAAGACCGTTACCTGGGACTACATCGATGAGTCCAGCTTCACCGCCGACGACCCCCAGAAGGCGCTCGCCATCGCCGAGGAATTCCTCGCCGCCGCGCGCGACCCCGAGACCTTCTACGACGAAGACGTGAGCCCCGCAGCCCTCTTCATCGCGGCATCCGAGAGCTTCTACGACGCCCTGCTGCCGCTCCGCGCATACGAGGCGGCCCGCGAGGCGCAAGATGCCCCGGGCGACGCCGCCCCCGACAAGCGCGTCTACCTCATCGAGGGTCTGCTGCGCACGGGCCAGGAGGCCGAGGCCAACGAGCTCGCCAAGGCATTACGTGCCGAGAAGCCGGAAGACCCGATGGTCTACTCCTTCCTGGGCGACAGCTACGACGCGGCCGGAGACGCCCACAACGCCGAGCGCTGGTTCGATATGGGCATCGAGATGGTGACCAAGGTGATCAACGAGGCCGACGACCTCGATCGTGACGAGCTCGCCGACGCCATGGAGACGCGGGAGTTGCTCATCCTTGGCCGTCACGCCGTGCGGCATGAAGCCGGCCACGCCCCCGACGACCTCGACGAGGAAGCCCTCGAGATTCTCGAGGAGTACGACGACGAAGACGCCGATCCCGACGACGATGGCAAGTAACGCACCCGTCACCGTCTCGATTACACGTTCCGTCGATCCCGAGCGCATTCCCGACGTCACCCGGTGGGTGCAGGCCGGGGTCAACCTGGCCAACCGCTACCCGGGATTTCTCGGCTCCGGCTGGGTGCGCCAGGGCGCCGACTCCGAGCACTGGCACATGCTGTACCGGTTCGCCGACGCGTCGCTGCTCGAGTCGTGGGAGACGTCGGCCGACCGCCGAGCCTGGCTCGAGAGCGGCACGGGCCTGGTACGCGAGTCGCGCACAGAGAGGCGCACCGGCATCGAGGGCTGGTTCGATTCTCCCCAGCCCTCGTCGGGGCCGGATGCCGACGGCCTGGCAGTCGGGCCCGTCGCGCCGCCGAGGTGGAAACAGGCCACGAGCATCTGGCTGGGATTCTTTCCGGTCAACCTGGTCTTCACCCTTCTGGTCACGAGCCTGGTGCCGGGGTGGAGCGACCTGGCCACTGCCCTCAAGGTGCTGCTGACCACCCTGGTGCTCACGCCGATCATGGCGTACTGGGTGCTACCGGCGGTCACGCGGCTGCTGCGCAGGGTGGGTTTTCTGTAGCCCTCGGCGAACATCATGGGTAGTTGCGTCAAATCAATTTGTTTTGTGGCCCGCATAGGAGAATGATTGCTTCGTGACCCACGACCTCATGTCCCCCGAGAAGAACGTCCAGCGCATCATGTGGACGGGAACGATCTGGTTCGTCGCCGCCGTCGGTGCGTCGTCTATCACCCTGGGGCTGTTGCTCTCCACCGGATGGCGTCCCGCGCTTCTCGCCCGCGGTCTCGCGCTGCTGTGGTGGATCGGCGCCGGCCTCGTGACCGTGAGCATCGGGCTCATCGGCTGGTCTGGTTGCCCCATCCTCGAGGTCGACGTGCCCACGGCCGACCGCAACAAGACACGCACGATGCAGCTCGGCACCGCTCTCTTCATCGTCGGCAGCGCTGCGGCGATGCTGGCCGTGATGCTCGGCCCCGCGGCGTAGCGTCAGGCTCGCTCGAGCCGGCAGAACCGCCGCTCCCCCGCTGACCACACGGCCACCGGCGTGAGGCCGGCGCGATCGGCAAGGTCGAGCAGGTGATCGAGGCCGGTCTCGGCCCACGGAAAGCTGTCGCTCCGGGCACCGTCGCCATCGATCAGGGTGGCCGTGTAGCTGCGATCGCACAGATCGTCGACGTCGAGTTCGACGATCAACTCCCCGCCGGGCGACAGAAGGCGCGCGCACCGCTCGAGCAGCGCGCCGATATCCCCTCCGATGCCCACGTTGCCGTCGACGAGCAGGGCCGTCTGCCAGAGCCCCTCGCCGGGGAGTGCGTCGAACACCGAGGCCTCGATGACGGTGAGACCCGACGCGCGGGCGTGCGACACAGCCTCGGGTGAGGCATCGACGCCGAGCGCGGCGAGCCCGAGTTCATCGGCCGCCTTCACCATGCGCGCGGGCCCGCATCCGATGTCGAGCACCGGACCGCGCGCATTCTCGAGAAGTGCACGGTCAACGTCGTCGGCGCTGGCATTCCATTTCTCGAAGTCCATGACCACGCGCGGTGATGAACCCGAGGGCCCGACCTCGTGCAGAACGAGCCGTCCCGACGCACCGGCCGCGCCGTGCCGGAGCGCCCTGGCGTAGGGCTCTCCGCCCCCGAGACCGAACGTGGTGGCTGGAGCGCGTGTGGCGGCGGTGCGGCGCGGCTGCAAGAGAGTCATGCGGAGTGTTCGTAGCGGCGCTGCCAAGGGTTTGTATCGCGCCCCGAACGCTCGTTAGAAGACAGTGATGGCGGCCTTCGTCGTGACGGTGTCGTAGACGCCTTCGAGGTCGCCTCCCGACTTGCAGGTGACGTCGACGTAGACGCCACCGTCGATCGTGCCGAACGCGCGTCCCGCCAGCTTCCAGATGGAGCCGTCGGCGTCGGTGCCCTGCATGAGCAGGGTGTCGACGGTTCCTGAGCCTTCGAAGTTGTAGGCCATCGAGCTGTCGGTGGCCTTGGACGTGATGGTCCCCGCATCGGTATTGAGCACGACGGCGAGGAACTCGGCCGTGGTCGCCCTGTCATCACCGGCGGTGACGGGAACCTGTCCGCCCAAGGCGCCCTGGTGGAACGAGACCGTGCACAGGCCGGACGGGTCGAGGTAGGACCAGTTGCCGGCACCGTCGTCGGGCGACGACACCGTCCATGACAAATCGGTCACGAACGGGTCGGTGAACTGGGCCTGGCTGCTGGCAGCGAGCTCGCTGCCCGCAGCGAAAGTCAGATCGCCCGACAGAACGTCGGACGGCTCGGTGGGGCTGGGCACCGAGGTGGAGTAGTAGTTGTCGTCGTAGTTGTTGGCCGTGGCCGCGAAGATACCGACCCCGGCGATGAGCATGAAGATGAGCACGGCGGCGAAGATCAGGGCCGACAGGATGCCGAGATAGCCGAGCACCAGGCCGGTGATGGCGAGGCCGCGGCCCTTCTCGCCCGTGCGCTTGATCTGGCCGAGCGCCATGTGCCCGGTGATCACGGCGACCAGCGAGACGAAGAACGCGGACACCAGCGAGATGATGGCGAGCACGTTGTACTTGTCCGCCGGAGGCGGAGCATAACCGCCGCCCTGAGGCGGGTTGTACGGCGCAGACGAATACGCAGGAGGTGTGGGGGGAACTGGCGGCTGACTCATGGTTAGAATCCTAGGCCGCAGGTGCCCACCGGGTCACGCAGAAGTCTGTTGCGCCATCCGCATATTTCGCGCGCCGATATGCCCGCTCGCCGCAGTTATTCGACGCCAGGGGCATGAATATGTCCGAGAATCCCCCGTAGCCTCGAGACCAACGCACGCAATCCTCGAATTGGATCGGAGGTTCCCCCATGCCCAGCACAACGACCACGCAGTATGTCGTTCCCGCGATCGGCGACGAGCCCGAGGTCGTGGAGGACCCCGCGGCGGCAGACACGTCGGCGGCCTGGCTCTCGTTGAAGGCCGCTGCGATTGAGCTGCAGGGCTTTCAGTCCAAGGACGGCTCGGTGCCCGACACGGCCGATCACGAGAGAGCGACCGAGCTCGTCGCCGTGATCTCGTCATGCATCGCGGCCCTGGCCCCCGCATTCCCTCACGACGCCGAGTACCACACGAAGGTACTCGCAGACTTCGCCCGCTGGGCGGGCGAGGGCTTCGGCGTACCCGACTTCCTCGACTCCCTCGTGGCGTTCCGACCCGAACTGCACCGCGAGAACGGCATCCGGCACCTCGTCGTCTTTCCGATGACCACCCAGAACGGATCGCCGTCGCGACTGGTCGAGGCCGTGCTCATCGAGGTGATCTGGCCCGAGTTCGTGGCCGAGCTCGAGGCGGGCGACTACTCGAACGCCCTCTTCGTGCCCATACGCTTCGTGGACTTCACCCCCGGCTACGACACCAACTCGGCCGTGCTCTTCCCCGAGACGGTCGCCACGCGCAGTATCCCCACCTTCACCTGGGGCGCCATCTTCGCCGATCGGGAGGCGGCCCGCTTCCGCACCGTGGTGCGGGCGGCGGCCGATGTGACCCGGCTCGAGCTGCCCGAAGACGCGGAGCGCCTGCTCACGGACCAGGCCCTGGCCGAGCGAACCTTCGTCATGTGGGACCTCATCCACGACCGCACCCACATGCGCGGGGATCTGCCCTTCGATCCGTTCATGATCAAGCAGCGCATGCCTTTCTTCCTCTACTCGCTGGAAGAGCTTCGCTGCGACCTCACCGCGTTCCGCGAGGCGGTGCGCATCCAGAGGCGCATCGAGGCGCTGCCCTCGGGCGAGGTGTCGGATGCCGATGCGCACCTTCTCGAACACGCAAGACTCGTGCAGTACGCGGTCTTGTTCGACCGCATCTTCCGCTTCGCCCTCACCGGCTCGCGCGTGCGCAACTACGACGGCCTCGGCGGGCAGCTGCTGTTCGCGTGGCTGCACCAGCACCACGTGCTGCACTGGACCGACACGAAGCTCACGATCGATTGGCCCGAGGTCGCCGACAGCGTGCTCGAGCTGGGAACTCAGATCGAGGAGCTCTACTGGCGCTCGATCGACCGACCCAAGGTCGCGCACTGGCTGGCCGCCTACGAGCTGGTCACCCGAACGGTGACGCCGAACCCCGCATCCGTGTGGGCGCGCGGGCCGCAGGCTCTGCCGCTCGACGGGCCCCCGCGCGGCCTGACGGACGCCGTGCTCGACGACGAATTTCCGCTGTCGATGTTCTATGAGGCGCTCGGCAAGAAGATCGGTGGCGTGATCGCGTCGACCGAAGGCATGACGGGCGCGTCCGACTCCGTCGGCGAGCGCTGACGGCGTACCCACCGGTCGTACGCAGCCGTGCGAACAGTAGTGCCGTGTAGCGGTGCATACTGACCGCACGGGTAATACCCGCAGGACTGATCACGACGAGTGGGAGACATCATGGGCGTTTCGGGCCGGGTCGTTGTTGTGGCGGGGGCTACCAGCGCGTCAGGCGTTGCGACCTCTCGGGCCCTTCTCTCGGCGGGGGCGGTCGTCGTGGCGGTCGGGTCCAATGTCGAGAGATTGAGCGCCTTCGAGCGGTCCGTGCCAGGGGCATCCACCCGGGCGTGCGATCTCTCGAACCTTTCGGCGGTGACCGAGCTGGCCGCATCCGTCGTTCGCGATTTCGGCTCCGTCGACGGACTGATCCACCTCGTCGGCGGCTGGCGCGGAGCATCCGGCCTCACCGCGCAGAGCGACGACGACTGGTCCGCGATGGAATCGGGATTCACGACGCTGCGGAACACCTCGCGGGCGTTCTTCGACGCGCTCGTCGCCAGCGAGGCCGGGCGGCTCGCGATCGTCTCGTCAAGCGCCGTCGACAG carries:
- a CDS encoding bifunctional 2-polyprenyl-6-hydroxyphenol methylase/3-demethylubiquinol 3-O-methyltransferase UbiG: MTLLQPRRTAATRAPATTFGLGGGEPYARALRHGAAGASGRLVLHEVGPSGSSPRVVMDFEKWNASADDVDRALLENARGPVLDIGCGPARMVKAADELGLAALGVDASPEAVSHARASGLTVIEASVFDALPGEGLWQTALLVDGNVGIGGDIGALLERCARLLSPGGELIVELDVDDLCDRSYTATLIDGDGARSDSFPWAETGLDHLLDLADRAGLTPVAVWSAGERRFCRLERA
- a CDS encoding DUF4190 domain-containing protein, giving the protein MSQPPVPPTPPAYSSAPYNPPQGGGYAPPPADKYNVLAIISLVSAFFVSLVAVITGHMALGQIKRTGEKGRGLAITGLVLGYLGILSALIFAAVLIFMLIAGVGIFAATANNYDDNYYSTSVPSPTEPSDVLSGDLTFAAGSELAASSQAQFTDPFVTDLSWTVSSPDDGAGNWSYLDPSGLCTVSFHQGALGGQVPVTAGDDRATTAEFLAVVLNTDAGTITSKATDSSMAYNFEGSGTVDTLLMQGTDADGSIWKLAGRAFGTIDGGVYVDVTCKSGGDLEGVYDTVTTKAAITVF
- a CDS encoding DUF6421 family protein produces the protein MPSTTTTQYVVPAIGDEPEVVEDPAAADTSAAWLSLKAAAIELQGFQSKDGSVPDTADHERATELVAVISSCIAALAPAFPHDAEYHTKVLADFARWAGEGFGVPDFLDSLVAFRPELHRENGIRHLVVFPMTTQNGSPSRLVEAVLIEVIWPEFVAELEAGDYSNALFVPIRFVDFTPGYDTNSAVLFPETVATRSIPTFTWGAIFADREAARFRTVVRAAADVTRLELPEDAERLLTDQALAERTFVMWDLIHDRTHMRGDLPFDPFMIKQRMPFFLYSLEELRCDLTAFREAVRIQRRIEALPSGEVSDADAHLLEHARLVQYAVLFDRIFRFALTGSRVRNYDGLGGQLLFAWLHQHHVLHWTDTKLTIDWPEVADSVLELGTQIEELYWRSIDRPKVAHWLAAYELVTRTVTPNPASVWARGPQALPLDGPPRGLTDAVLDDEFPLSMFYEALGKKIGGVIASTEGMTGASDSVGER
- a CDS encoding SDR family oxidoreductase, producing the protein MGVSGRVVVVAGATSASGVATSRALLSAGAVVVAVGSNVERLSAFERSVPGASTRACDLSNLSAVTELAASVVRDFGSVDGLIHLVGGWRGASGLTAQSDDDWSAMESGFTTLRNTSRAFFDALVASEAGRLAIVSSSAVDRPTAGGASYAAAKAAAESWVRSVADGFRRAQSGNKDVASEQRAAAVRFVITAFVDEDMRRSSPEKSFASFTDVDAFGAAVVELWAAEAAGLNDSRISLVP